The SAR202 cluster bacterium sequence AGCCGGCACGAACCCGATGGCGCTCAAGAGGGGCGTCGAGAAATCCGTCGCCACGTTGCGCGATGCCGTCACCAAGATGGCCACCCCGGTCCAGGGCAAGGAGCAGATCGCCCAGGTAGCCACCCTCTCCGCTCACGACGAGGAGATGGGCAAGATGATCGCCGACGTTATGGAGAAGGTAGGCAAGGACGGCGTTATCACGGTCGAGGAGTCGAAGGGCATCAGCTACGAGCAGGAGTTCGTAGAGGGCATGCAGATCGACCGCGGCTACATCTCCCCCTACTTCGTCACCAACCAGGAGAGGATGGAGGCCATTCTCGAGGACCCGTACATCCTTATCACGGACAAGAAGATCTCCGCTATTGCGGACATCCTCCCTGCCCTTGAGAAGATCCTGCAGGTCAGCAAGAACCTGGTCATCATTGCCGAGGACCTCGAGGGCGAGGCGCTGGCGACGCTGGTGGTCAACAAGCTGCGCGGCACGCTGAACGTGCTGGCGATCAAGGCCCCCGGCTTCGGCGACCGACGCAAGGCCCTGCTGGAGGACATCTCCATCCTGACCGGCGGCCTCGTGATCTCGGAAGAGGTCGGCCGCAAGCTTGATTCCGTCACTGTCGATGACCTGGGCCGCGCCCGCCGCGTCGTCTCCACCAAGGAGGAGTCCACGTTCGTGGACGGCGCCGGCTCCGAGAAGGCCATCCAGGGCCGCATCAAGCAGATCAAGGCCCAGATTGAAGAGACCACCTCCGACTACGACCGCGAGAAGCTGCAGGAGCGCCTCGCGAAGCTCTCCGGCGGCGTGGCGATCATAAAGGTCGGCGCGGCCACGGAGATCGAGCTTAAGGAGAAGAAGCAGCGCATGGAGGACGCCCTGTCCGCCACCCGCGCGGCCGTTGAGGAGGGCATTGTCCCGGGTGGCGGCGTGGCGCTTATCCGCGCCCGCGCGGCCCTGGACACCCTGAAGCTGGCCGACGACGAGCAGGTTGGCGTGACGATCATGCGCCGCGCGCTCGAGAGGCCGCTCAAGCTCATCGCCGAGAACACGGGCGTGTCCGGCGAGGTCATTATGGCAGAGACTCTCAAGGGCAAGGGCGACTGGGGCTACGATGCCGAGGCCGGGGAGTTCACGAACCTCCTGAAGCGCGGCATCATGGACCCGGCGAAGGTCACCAAGGCCGCCATTGCCAACGCCGGCAGCGTTGCCGCGATGGTCCTGACCACCGAGTCGCTGATCACCGATGTCAAGGTAGACCTGCCGCCGGCCCCCGCCGCTCCTCCGATGGAGTACTAGGAGGGTCGTTAGAAGTTAGCGGTT is a genomic window containing:
- the groL gene encoding chaperonin GroEL, with protein sequence MAKQLQFGEEARASMKKGIDTLANTVGVTLGPKGRNVVLDKKFGPPQVSSDGVTIAKEIELVDPYENIGAQMIKVAASKTNDVAGDGTTTATVLAQSIIHEGFKNIAAGTNPMALKRGVEKSVATLRDAVTKMATPVQGKEQIAQVATLSAHDEEMGKMIADVMEKVGKDGVITVEESKGISYEQEFVEGMQIDRGYISPYFVTNQERMEAILEDPYILITDKKISAIADILPALEKILQVSKNLVIIAEDLEGEALATLVVNKLRGTLNVLAIKAPGFGDRRKALLEDISILTGGLVISEEVGRKLDSVTVDDLGRARRVVSTKEESTFVDGAGSEKAIQGRIKQIKAQIEETTSDYDREKLQERLAKLSGGVAIIKVGAATEIELKEKKQRMEDALSATRAAVEEGIVPGGGVALIRARAALDTLKLADDEQVGVTIMRRALERPLKLIAENTGVSGEVIMAETLKGKGDWGYDAEAGEFTNLLKRGIMDPAKVTKAAIANAGSVAAMVLTTESLITDVKVDLPPAPAAPPMEY